A genome region from Taeniopygia guttata chromosome 18, bTaeGut7.mat, whole genome shotgun sequence includes the following:
- the WFIKKN2 gene encoding WAP, Kazal, immunoglobulin, Kunitz and NTR domain-containing protein 2: MLLVLLTRWMWMLLGKSSVLLLLEVSLTGRALPPIRYSHAGICPNDMNPNLWVDAQSTCKRECDADLECETFEKCCPNVCGTKSCVAARYMDIKGKKGPVGMPKEATCDRFMCIQQGSECDIWDGQPVCKCKDRCEKEPSFTCASDGLTYYNKCYMDAEACIKGITLNVVTCRYHLTWPNTSPIPPETTARPTTAYSETTVVDILPPALVNNPVRQSVYVGETVSFLCDVSGRPKPEITWEKQVDGKDKVIMKPNHVRGNVVVTNIAQLVIYNTQLQDAGIYTCTAQNSGGLLRADFPLSVIRGEPTSKETSQNKTHFPTDECLKQPDSEDCGEEQTRWYYDAKKNNCFTFIYGNCNSNLNHFETYESCMLTCMNGPINICNLPALQGHCKAYEPRWAYNSLTKECQSFIYGGCGGNENNFESREACEEMCPFPKNTHCKACKPRQKLVTSFCKSDFVILGRITELTEDQDSGHALVTVEEILKDEKMGLKFLGKEPLEITLLNMDWSCPCPNMTTVDGQLIIMGDVHNGMAILQPDSFVGTSSIRRVRKLREVIHKKTCELLKEFLGLH; this comes from the exons ATGTTGTTGGTGCTGCTCACTCGGTGGATGTGGATGTTGCTAGGGAAGAGCAGTGTCCTCTTGCTTCTGGAGGTGTCTCTGACGGGGAGAGCCCTACCTCCAATCCGGTACTCCCACGCTGGGATATGCCCCAATGACATGAACCCCAACCTGTGGGTCGACGCGCAGAGCACTTGCAAGAGGGAATGCGACGCTGACCTG GAGTGCGAGACCTTTGAGAAGTGCTGCCCCAATGTCTGTGGAACCAAGAGCTGTGTGGCTGCTCGGTACATGGACATCAAGGGGAAGAAGGGGCCCGTGGGGATGCCCAAAGAGGCAACCTGTGACCGCTTCATGTGCATCCAGCAAGGCTCAGAGTGCGACATCTGGGACGGGCAGCCTGTCTGCAAGTGCAAGGACAGGTGTGAGAAGGAGCCGAGCTTCACCTGCGCCTCGGACGGGCTCACCTACTACAACAAGTGCTACATGGATGCGGAGGCCTGCATCAAAGGCATTACACTGAACGTGGTCACCTGTAGGTACCATCTCACCTGGCCAAACACCAGCCCTATCCCCCCAGAAACAACAGCTCGCCCTACCACCGCCTACTCCGAGACAACAGTCGTCGATATCCTGCCGCCTGCACTGGTGAACAACCCTGTCCGCCAGTCCGTCTACGTGGGAGAGACCGTCAGCTTCCTCTGCGACGTCTCAGGGAGACCCAAGCCAGAAATCACGTGGGAGAAGCAGGTCGATGGGAAGGACAAAGTCATCATGAAGCCAAACCACGTCAGAGGGAACGTGGTGGTCACCAACATCGCCCAGCTGGTCATCTACAACACGCAGCTGCAGGATGCGGGAATCTACACCTGCACTGCCCAGAACAGTGGTGGCCTCCTCCGGGCAGATTTCCCTTTGTCAGTCATCAGAGGAGAGCCCACATCCAAGGAAACTTCCCAGAACAAAACCCATTTCCCAACCGACGAGTGCCTGAAGCAGCCGGACAGTGAAGACTGTGGGGAAGAGCAGACCAGGTGGTACTACGATGCCAAGAAAAACAACTGCTTTACTTTCATCTATGGGAACTGCAACAGCAACCTCAACCACTTTGAGACCTATGAGAGTTGCATGCTAACGTGCATGAACGGCCCCATCAACATCTGCAACCTGCCTGCCCTCCAAGGCCACTGCAAGGCCTACGAGCCCAGGTGGGCCTACAACAGCTTGACAAAGGAGTGCCAGTCCTTTATCTACGGCGGGTGTGGAGGCAATGAGAATAACTTTGAGAGCCGGGAGGCCTGCGAGGAGATGTGCCCCTTCCCAAAGAACACGCACTGCAAGGCCTGCAAACCCCGCCAGAAGCTGGTGACCAGCTTCTGCAAAAGCGACTTTGTCATCCTGGGCCGCATCACGGAGCTGACCGAAGACCAAGACTCGGGACACGCCCTGGTGACGGTGGAGGAGATTCTCAAGgatgaaaaaatgggattaaaattcCTGGGGAAGGAACCACTAGAAATCACGCTTTTGAACATGGACTGGAGCTGCCCATGTCCCAACATGACCACAGTGGATGGCCAGCTGATCATCATGGGGGATGTCCACAATGGCATGGCCATCCTACAGCCAGACAGCTTTGTGGGCACCTCCAGCATCCGGCGTGTGCGCAAGCTCCGTGAAGTCATCCACAAGAAAACCTGTGAGCTTTTGAAAGAGTTCCTGGGATTGCATTAA